The Nodosilinea sp. PGN35 DNA segment ATGTCGGCGTCTACGGCGGCTCCTACAAAGTCACCAAAGACCTCTACGACAAGTACGGCGAGCTGCGCGTGCTCGACACCCCGATCGCCGAAAACAGCTTCACCGGCATGGCGGTCGGTGCGGCCATGACCGGCCTGCGCCCGATCATCGAGGGCATGAACATGGGCTTCTTGCTGCTGGCCTTTAACCAGATCGCCAACAACGCAGGCATGCTGCGCTACACCAGCGGCGGCAACTTCAAGATCCCCATGGTGATTCGCGGCCCCGGCGGCGTGGGGCGGCAGCTGGGGGCCGAGCACTCCCAGCGGCTCGAGGCCTACTTTCAGGCGGTGCCGGGGCTGAAGATCGTCGCCTGCTCTACCCCCTACAACGCCAAGGGGCTGCTCAAGGCCGCCATCCGCGACGACAACCCGGTGCTGTTTTTTGAGCACGTGCTGCTCTACAACCTCAAAGAAGACCTGCCCAACCACGAGTACGTGGTGCCCCTCGACAAGGCCGAGATCGTGCGCCCCGGCAAGGATGTCACCATCCTCACCTACTCCCGCATGCGCCACCACGTCACCCAGGCCGTTAAGGGCCTGGAGAAAAAGGGCATCGACCCCGAGGTGATCGACCTGATTTCCCTCAAGCCCCTCGACTTTGACACCATTGGGGCCTCAATCAAAAAGACCCATCGGGTCGTTATCGTCGAAGAGTGCATGAAAACCGGCGGCATTGGGGCCGAAATCATTGCGTCCATCAACGATCGCTACTTTGACGAACTCGACGCCCCGGTGGTGCGCCTGTCGTCCCAAGACATCCCCACCCCCTACAACGGTAAGCTAGAGACACTGACTATCGTGCAGCCCAAACAGATCGAGGCCGCCGTCGAAAACATGGTCGCCCTTAAAGTCTAGGGCTGTCTGTAGGGTGGGCACTACCCACCGCTACCCCGCAGGGGAATGTAGTAGGGTGGGCAGTGCCCACCCCAGTCCCCAGGGAAAACCATTCCGCTCCACACCCACACCGCAGCGAATCGCAATGGCAAAATATCGAGCTTGGCTAGGGGTTATTTTGGCGCTCACCATCGCCGCCGTGGTGGTGATCACCCAGTTACCCACCCGACTGGGGCTAGACCTGAGGGGCGGCTCCCAGCTCACCATCCAGGTGCAGCCCACCGAGGCCATCCCCACCGTCACCGAGCGCGAAATGGAGGCGGTGCAGACCGTGGTTGAGGGCCGGGTCAACGGCCTGGGGGTCTCAGAGGCGGTGGTGCAGCAGCTGGGCAATAACCAGCTGCTGGTGCAGCTGCCCGGCGTCAGCGACCCGCAGCAGGCCGAGCGGGTGCTGGGGGGCACGGCCCAGCTCGAGTTTCGCGCCCAGCGAGCCGGTACCGACCAGCAGCTTCAGATTGAGAACCAGATTCTCCAGGGCCACCTGGGCGAGCTGGCGGCTCTCCAGGCAGCTTTGCCCCCCAACGGCGCAATCACCAGCGAGACCCAGGCCCGCATCGACCGCCTCCAGGCCGATATTGCCAACAGCGAAGCGGCCATTGTGGCCCTGTTTGAGCCCAGCACCCTGGGGGGCGACGCGCTGACCGATGCGATCGCGCGCCCCACCAGCGGCACCCTCTGGGAGGTGGTAATTCAGTTCAACAACGAAGGCGGCAACGAGTTTGCCGAAATTAGTAGGGCGATCGCCGGTACCGGTCGCACCATCGGCATTTTCCTCGATAATAGGCTGCTCAGCGCCCCCACGGTCAACGTGCAGTACGCCGAAACCGGTATCACCGGGGGCAGCGCCGTGATCTCGGGCAACTTTACCGCCGAGTCGGCCCGCGATCTCGAAATTCAGCTGCGCGGCGGTGCCCTGCCCCTGCCCGTGGAGGTAGTAGAGAATCGCACCGTTGGCCCCACCCTGGGCCGCGACAGCATTCAGCGCAGTCTCTACGCCGGGCTGGCCGGGCTGGTGCTGGTGCTGGTGTTCATGGCGGTTTACTACCGCCTGCCGGGCATCTTGGCCGACATTGCGCTAATTGTATACGCTCTGCTCACCTGGGCCGCCTTTAACCTGCTGGGGGTCACCCTCACCCTGCCGGGCATTGCC contains these protein-coding regions:
- a CDS encoding alpha-ketoacid dehydrogenase subunit beta, whose amino-acid sequence is MAETLLFNALREAIDEEMGRDDTVFVLGEDVGVYGGSYKVTKDLYDKYGELRVLDTPIAENSFTGMAVGAAMTGLRPIIEGMNMGFLLLAFNQIANNAGMLRYTSGGNFKIPMVIRGPGGVGRQLGAEHSQRLEAYFQAVPGLKIVACSTPYNAKGLLKAAIRDDNPVLFFEHVLLYNLKEDLPNHEYVVPLDKAEIVRPGKDVTILTYSRMRHHVTQAVKGLEKKGIDPEVIDLISLKPLDFDTIGASIKKTHRVVIVEECMKTGGIGAEIIASINDRYFDELDAPVVRLSSQDIPTPYNGKLETLTIVQPKQIEAAVENMVALKV
- the secD gene encoding protein translocase subunit SecD produces the protein MAKYRAWLGVILALTIAAVVVITQLPTRLGLDLRGGSQLTIQVQPTEAIPTVTEREMEAVQTVVEGRVNGLGVSEAVVQQLGNNQLLVQLPGVSDPQQAERVLGGTAQLEFRAQRAGTDQQLQIENQILQGHLGELAALQAALPPNGAITSETQARIDRLQADIANSEAAIVALFEPSTLGGDALTDAIARPTSGTLWEVVIQFNNEGGNEFAEISRAIAGTGRTIGIFLDNRLLSAPTVNVQYAETGITGGSAVISGNFTAESARDLEIQLRGGALPLPVEVVENRTVGPTLGRDSIQRSLYAGLAGLVLVLVFMAVYYRLPGILADIALIVYALLTWAAFNLLGVTLTLPGIAGFILSIGMAVDANVLIFERTREELRSDKTLYRSVESGFFRAFSSILDGNVTTLISCLALFYFGAGLVKGFALTLGIGVLISMFTALTCTRTLMFLAISLPQFRRPSLFCPGLNPVRPNPVRP